A stretch of the Xiphias gladius isolate SHS-SW01 ecotype Sanya breed wild chromosome 21, ASM1685928v1, whole genome shotgun sequence genome encodes the following:
- the pfkmb gene encoding phosphofructokinase, muscle b, producing MAQVAHIDTTKMGEGRAIAVLTSGGDAQGMNAAVRATVRVGLYTGAKVYFVHEGYQGLVDGGDNICLATWESVSMMLQLGGTVIGSARCKDFRTKEGRTKAACNLVKLGITNLCVIGGDGSLTGANQFRTEWSELLVDLVKAGKITPNEAKNSSHLNIVGMVGSIDNDFCGTDMTIGTDSALHRIIEIVDAITTTAQSHQRTFILEVMGRHCGYLALVTALACGADWVFIPEMPPDDGWEEHLCRRLAEQRSRGSRLNIIIVAEGAMDHSAKPITCDHIKELISSKLGFDTRTTILGHVQRGGTPSAFDRILASRMGVEAVMALLEATPDTPACVVSLSGNMAVRLPLMECVQVTKDVTIAMAEGRFDDAIKLRGKSFEHNWSTYKMLAHVRPPDTKSNINIAILNVGAPCAGMNAAVRSSVRIGLLQGHQMLGVHDGFDGLAYGKIENIGWSGVAGWTGKGGSLLGTKRTLPHEVMEEISQTISKFNIHALVIIGGFEALVGGLDIVKAREKYEELCIPLVIIPATVSNNVPGSDFSIGADTALNTITMTCDRIKQSAAGTKRRVFIVETMGGYCGYLATMAGLASGADAAYVYEDPFNIHDLEVNVEHLVEKMKTTVKRGLILRNEKSNANYTTDFVFNLYSEEGKGVFDCRKNVLGHMQQGGTPSPFDRNFATKMGVKSVLWLTEKLKECHRHGRIFANSPDTACLLGMKKRSLVFQSLEELKELTDFEHRIPKIQWWLRLRPILKILAKYKIPLDTSEKAAMEHVIKKTGLVHH from the exons ATGGCACAAGTGGCTCACATTGACACCACCAAGATGGGAGAGGGTCGGGCGATTGCTGTGCTGACCTCGGGAGGCGATGCCCAGG GTATGAATGCAGCTGTAAGGGCCACAGTTCGGGTTGGACTATACACCGGAGCCAAGGTGTATTTTGTCCATGAG GGTTACCAGGGTCTGGTGGATGGAGGTGATAATATCTGCCTTGCTACTTGGGAGAGTGTGTCTATGATGCTGCAGCTG GGTGGGACTGTGATTGGTAGTGCCCGCTGTAAGGATTTCCGTACCAAAGAGGGACGCACCAAGGCTGCATGTAACTTAGTCAAGCTGGGCATCACCAACCTGTGTGTGATTGGAGGTGATGGCAGTCTCACTGGTGCCAACCAGTTCCGAACAGAGTGGAGCGAGCTTCTGGTAGACCTGGTCAAAGCTG GGAAGATCACACCCAATGAGGCCAAGAACTCCTCTCACCTCAATATCGTTGGCATGGTGGGCTCCATTGACAATGACTTCTGTGGCACTGACATGACCATTGGCACAGACTCTGCCCTTCATCGCATCATAGAGATAGTGGATGCCATCACCACCACAGCACAGAG TCACCAGAGGACTTTCATCCTGGAGGTAATGGGCAGGCACTGTGG TTACCTGGCTTTAGTGACAGCTCTGGCCTGTGGTGCTGACTGGGTGTTCATCCCAGAGATGCCCCCAGATGATGGATGGGAGGAGCATCTGTGCAGAAGACTGGCAGAA cAAAGAAGCCGTGGCTCCCGTTTGAATATTATCATTGTTGCAGAGGGAGCGATGGACCACAGTGCTAAACCCATCACCTGTGACCATATCAAAGAG CTGATATCAAGCAAGCTAGGCTTCGACACTCGTACCACCATCTTGGGCCATGTACAGAGAGGTGGAACCCCCTCTGCCTTTGACAGGATCCTG GCGAGCAGGATGGGTGTAGAGGCTGTTATGGCTCTGCTGGAGGCCACACCAGACACTCCTGCATGTGTGGTCAGCTTGTCTGGTAACATGGCAGTCAGGCTGCCTCTCATGGAGTGTGTGCAAGTG ACTAAAGATGTCACCATAGCCATGGCTGAAGGGAGGTTTGACGATGCCATTAAGCTCAGGGGAAA GAGCTTTGAGCACAATTGGAGCACTTACAAAATGCTGGCTCATGTGCGCCCCCCAGATACAAAG AGTAATATCAACATTGCCATATTGAATGTGGGAGCTCCATGTGCTGGGATGAATGCTGCAGTCCGTTCATCTGTCAGGATCGGGCTTCTCCAGGGCCACCAGATGTTGGGAGTGCATGATGGCTTTGATGGGTTGGCTTATGGAAAG ATTGAGAACATTGGTTGGTCTGGAGTGGCAGGATGGACTGGAAAAGGGGGCTCTCTTCTGGGAACAAAGAG AACCTTGCCACATGAGGTCATGGAGGAGATCAGTCAGACCATCTCTAAGTTCAACATTCATGCTTTAGTCATCATTGGAGGCTTTGAG GCATTGGTCGGAGGTCTTGACATTGTGAAGGCTAGAGAGAAGTATGAGGAACTGTGCATTCCCCTTGTCATTATTCCTGCTACTGTCTCCAACAATGTTCCTGGATCTGACTTCAGTATTGGCGCTGACACTGCCCTCAACACCATAACCATG ACATGCGACAGGATCAAACAATCTGCTGCTGGCACCAAGAGGAGAGTGTTTATTGTTGAGACTATGGGAGGATACTGCGGCTACCTGGCGACCATGGCCGGCTTGGCATCTGGAGCTGACGCTGCCTACGTCTATGAGGACCCTTTCAACATTCATGACCTAGAG GTGAATGTGGAACATCTGGTGGAGAAGATGAAGACCACAGTGAAGAGAGGACTGATTCTGAG aaatgaGAAAAGCAATGCAAACTATACAACAGATTTTGTCTTCAACCTGTACTCAGAGGAGGGGAAGGGTGTGTTTGACTGCAGGAAGAATGTACTTGGACATATgcaacag GGTGGAACCCCCAGTCCTTTTGACAGGAATTTTGCCACAAAGATGGGGGTCAAGTCTGTCCTTTGGTTGACTGAAAAGCTGAAGGAATGCCACAGACATG GTCGCATCTTTGCCAACTCTCCAGACACTGCCTGTTTGCTGGGCATGAAGAAGAGATCTTTGGTCTTCCAGTCTCTGGAAGAACTTAAAGAACTCACTGACTTTGA acatCGTATTCCAAAGATTCAGTGGTGGCTAAGGCTGAGACCCATCCTGAAAATCCTCGCCAAGTACAAGATACCCCTGGACACCTCTGAAAAGGCTGCGATGGAACATGTTATCAAGAAGACGGGCTTAGTTCATCACTAG